TCCGATATGGCTGCAATACAACCGTCCTCCTTTTCCACCGCATTGACAACATTGAAGAAATATGGGGTGTCCGCAACTTTGTGTCCAAGAGCTTTGAGGCCATCGATCACAGACTGAGagcacacaaaatacacacaggaTTTAATCCCACTCATCCTGCCCACTTCGGGCGTTAAGTAAATTACATTTGTAGGATTATAGTCTGGTAATCTCCACCagaatccataaaaaaaaactactttaaAAGTGGTTAATGGACAATGAGGATGAGTTCATGACTTCCTCACCGTGTTAAAACCAGGCTCAAATTTCACGTTGTTTTGGGAATCAACAAACGCTATCGGCACAGCGATGGCGTCTTTCAGCGTCATCCCCAGCCACAGGTGATTGATTATCGACTACGAGGAGAAAGGAGAATCAGATAAGCAGACAAACAAGTGTGCAAAAGAGTTCACGAGGATTACCAAGGCCACTGCTGAGGTTATCATGCTTCCTCCGGAGCCACCAATCACAAGAAGGCCTCCCGACTGAGTCTCCAGTATTGCTGGAGTCATTGCAGAAGGAGGCTGTTCACCTACGACAACAATTAAGCTCCGTGTCAGAATGAAACGAGGATAAAAGCCCCATTTATGTAACATCTTCAGTTCCGACTGGAATGGCTGTTGCCGTTGGTGACCTCACCGGCCCTCACTGTGTCGGCCCTCCCACAGAAATCCGTCAGCtcgttgttgaggatgatgCCTGTACGCGGAGAGTAGATGGTGCCTCCAAATCTAAAAAAGCAAGACACGGCCGGCTGACGGATTAGATGCCACATCATTTCTATGAAAGAGATTTTAAGAAGGCCTGCACTTGTAGAGGCTTCCGGCTTACATTTCGTTAATGGTGCTGGTGGCAGAGACGGCCAGTCCGTCTACATCCAGGACGGACACGTGTGTCGTCCCAAAGCGATCGGAGGAAGGCTTAACGGCGTAGTAGGAGACATCATGGGTGCGGTTTGAAACGATCTTAGCCCTGATGTGATTGATGAAATTGGGATCAATCAAGTGGTTTGCACTCTGGAAGAGGAATATAAAGATGAGAAAGCCACAATAACATATAACAACATATTTAGTGAGACGCTAGTCCCCCCCCTTTCAGAAATACTGCATcaatttgtgttcatttaatcTCTCGGGCACAAGactttattttggtgatgagATGGTGCAACTTGGATTTTTAATATCTCTGATATTTCCTGCCTGGTGATGAGAAACTAGGTTGATGGGAAGATTAATGAGACACTAGAAAGCTGCACAGAGCTGAGGAGAGCGCTTTCCAATTGTTCTGCGATTAGCTTTACTGGTGTGAAGTAAAATGAGCcaattgtcttgtttttgtagtgataataatgaaaataactaAATCTGACCTTTGTTTTGTTGAATTTAGGATCAAATATGCTTCGCTTTAGTCCATTAGCAAATTTAGCTGCCTCTATATAATGATGGTACATCTGAGTCTTCTGGTAAACATCCAGGGAGCTTTGATTCGGGAGGAATTCTGCAATAAAAGGAGAGCAGCACACGACCAATTTAGAACTCCACAtcgttcttcttctgtggtactGCTTCCCGACAGAGGCGATAGTTTCTACTTAAAGTTTGAAGTATGATTGAAATCATCACACAGTACACAAAACCTTTCATCAGCGCGAGAATGAAGGCGAGCAGAGCACCACCGGAAGGCGGTGGAGGGATGTGCATCCGAATATTTCCCAGGGGAACTGTCCATGCATCCTCCACTCGCACGTGGAAAGACTTCAGATCCTCCATTTCCAACGTCCCACCTtggagagacacagagaaaacATCATTTCATCTAAAACTCATTTCTACATTGCATGAAGTAAAGtcttttctctgtctttatTAAACCCTCCAGGTTCACGCCGACTCGGCACCAACCTGCATCTTTTATGTCTTTGATTAAGTCTTGCCCTATCTCGCCGGTGTATAAGGCATCTGCCCCTTTCTCTGCAATGGTTTCCATGGTTTCTGCAAGTTTAGGAAACTTGAGGATGTCTCCTTTGCCCAAGACAATTCTATTCTTGTCGCAGAGAATTTTACTGGAAAAAACATCCACATAAAAACATATTACCACACAGAAACtggaaataaaacagacaaacatcctG
The nucleotide sequence above comes from Brachionichthys hirsutus isolate HB-005 chromosome 19, CSIRO-AGI_Bhir_v1, whole genome shotgun sequence. Encoded proteins:
- the ggt5b gene encoding glutathione hydrolase 5 proenzyme, translating into MANCKSWFVCCVVALGLLGAVALICLGVAFFAVQGCPSGSFGRAAVSADSWICSKAGRSMLQQGGSAVDGAIAALLCTSVVNPQSMGIGGGSMFTIRSKTGNVKFFNFREVVPKSFKENLLNDCPTTFRMSPGSQWIGVPGELRGYEEVHKQYGKLPWAKLFEPSIQLARGGIEMPPYLAKLLNNSFVKNLVEKSSLCKILCDKNRIVLGKGDILKFPKLAETMETIAEKGADALYTGEIGQDLIKDIKDAGGTLEMEDLKSFHVRVEDAWTVPLGNIRMHIPPPPSGGALLAFILALMKEFLPNQSSLDVYQKTQMYHHYIEAAKFANGLKRSIFDPKFNKTKSANHLIDPNFINHIRAKIVSNRTHDVSYYAVKPSSDRFGTTHVSVLDVDGLAVSATSTINEIFGGTIYSPRTGIILNNELTDFCGRADTVRAGEQPPSAMTPAILETQSGGLLVIGGSGGSMITSAVALSIINHLWLGMTLKDAIAVPIAFVDSQNNVKFEPGFNTSVIDGLKALGHKVADTPYFFNVVNAVEKEDGCIAAISDSRKMGVPAGY